TAATGAAGGGTCTAGGTTGTTTTCAGTTATTTTCTTTTCTAAATATTGTAAAAGATTGTCATCATAAAATTGTTTAGGAGATAAATTTATAGCTACTGGTTTTAGTTCTAAACCTTTATCTCGCCATTCTTTTAATTGTCTTATCACTTCTTTTATAACCCATCTACCTAACGGGATTATTAACCCCCTCTCTTCAGCTACAGGAATAAAAATAGCTGGCGATATTGGGATATCCTTTAATCTTAAAAGGGCTTCAAAGGAAATTACCTTTCCAGTATTACCATCTATTATTGGTTGATAATTTAATACGAAACCTTCACTTTTCAAAGCTTTTCTTAAAAGGTTGTCTATTTCAACCTTTTTGTTAAAACTAGCTTGCATTTCTTCACTAAAAAATAAGTATTTATTTTTTCCCGTTTCCTTTGCTTTGTACATGGCTATATCTACTTTTTTTAGCAATTCATCAATCTCAGTACCATCCTTTGGATAAGAGCATATCCCAATACTGGCAGAGATAGGTCTTTCTATTTTATCTACTTTTATCCTTTTATAAAAATTATTTAAAATCATTCCAATATATTTTTCAATTTCCTGAACATCTTCTTCACCTTTAACTAATAGCAAAAACTCATCTCCACCTAATCTAAAGATATCACAATTTTCACATTCTATTTTCTTTAATGTCAACGCTATCTTATTCAAAAGCTTATCTCCATAAACATGGCCTAATGTATCGTTTACATCTTTAAAATTATCTATATCAAATAATATTAAAGTACCTTTTTCCCCTTTATTAAGTTGTTCTGTTAACACTTCCGTAAACTTTCTTCTGTTATACAAACCTGTTAAAAAATCATGATCCGCTACATATTGAATATATTCTTCTTTTGTTTTTAAATCTGTTATTTCATAAAATATTCCACTTACAGTTTTTACATTGCCAAACCGATCTTTTACTTCTTTACCCTTTACTAAATACCACCTAACTGTCCCGTATTTATCTTTGAGCCTAACTTGTACATTTATTTCATCTATTATTCTGTTTTTACAACTTACAATTTCTGATATTAATTTTTCTCTATCTTCTGGGTAAACAACTTTTTCTATTATTTCATAAATGTTTTTTTCTTCAACTTCTTCACCTAAAATATCTTTAACATTCTCCGACATATACAAAATTTTTTGATAATCCTTATCTACTTCCCAGATCAAACTGTTAGTAGAATTTATTGCTATTTGATATTTTTGACTAAGTTCTGCATTTTTATCTAGATACCCCTGTATTTCATCATATTGGGCTTTTAACTCTTCTTTACTAACCGTTAATTGACTTATTGTAGCCTCTAACTCTTCATTCATCGATTCTAAGCTTTTTTGATAATTAACTTTTTCTGTAATATTAGTGTAAATAGCATATCCACCTACTATTTGGTCTCCTTCTTTATGCAGTATTCCTTTAATATTGACAAAAATAGGTTGTCCATCTTTCGTATATCTAATTCCTTCTAATTCGCAGTGATTTTTTTGAAATAATTCAAAGGTTATTTTTTCTGCTTCTTCCCTTTTATTTTTGAT
This is a stretch of genomic DNA from Anaerobranca californiensis DSM 14826. It encodes these proteins:
- a CDS encoding bifunctional diguanylate cyclase/phosphodiesterase encodes the protein MGNIYKECLKNSPIAYGYHKLLLDSQGRPCDYIFIDVNPAFEKMTGLVAKNIIGKKVTEVLPDIINDQFDWINFYGEITLKKEKREFEQYSNSLDRYYKVIVFSPQDHHFITLFYDITKERKIINQLEEKQRIIKNISNKFEILFKNSLDAIVYFDKNHKVIDVNESFVKTFKYKKEECIGKNLDDLIIIKNKREEAEKITFELFQKNHCELEGIRYTKDGQPIFVNIKGILHKEGDQIVGGYAIYTNITEKVNYQKSLESMNEELEATISQLTVSKEELKAQYDEIQGYLDKNAELSQKYQIAINSTNSLIWEVDKDYQKILYMSENVKDILGEEVEEKNIYEIIEKVVYPEDREKLISEIVSCKNRIIDEINVQVRLKDKYGTVRWYLVKGKEVKDRFGNVKTVSGIFYEITDLKTKEEYIQYVADHDFLTGLYNRRKFTEVLTEQLNKGEKGTLILFDIDNFKDVNDTLGHVYGDKLLNKIALTLKKIECENCDIFRLGGDEFLLLVKGEEDVQEIEKYIGMILNNFYKRIKVDKIERPISASIGICSYPKDGTEIDELLKKVDIAMYKAKETGKNKYLFFSEEMQASFNKKVEIDNLLRKALKSEGFVLNYQPIIDGNTGKVISFEALLRLKDIPISPAIFIPVAEERGLIIPLGRWVIKEVIRQLKEWRDKGLELKPVAINLSPKQFYDDNLLQYLEKKITENNLDPSLIEIEITENVLVENKDENIKVLHKLKKLGVSIALDDFGTGYSSLNYLTFMPINKIKLDKSLKDKFIEQQNIQIIGSIISIAHSLNLKVVAEGVENSEEYQELKKLSCDYMQGYLFSKPLIAEEAEKIFSRVFTGGKRSDVSI